The genomic stretch ACGCCGTGTCGATCCCACGCTCCTGGGCGAGGAATACCGCGCTCCAGTCCAGTGCCGCGCCTTCAGCCAGGAACACGATGAAGCACATGCCACCGATGAACAGCACGATCCCGTGGGGCACCGCAAACGCCGGCCCGGTGCTTTCGCTGCCGTAGGTCAGCAGATGGGGCGCGGCCTTGAACAGGGCCGCCAGCAGCATCAGGATCACCACGGCCATCGCCCCCAGCGGAGAAATGCCCAGGCCCAGCAGGGCGCTGACCCCCGCCGCGCCGACAATCCCACCGAGGCTGAACATGCCATGAAAACCCGACATCATGGTCTTGCCGCTGGCGCGCTCGACAATCACCGCCTGCAGGTTGGTCGTCGAGTCCACCGTACCCAGACCGGCACCGAACAGGAACAGCGCGCCAATCAGCAGGGGCACCGTGGACACCGTCGCCAGCAACGGCAGCGCCAGGCAGATCAGCAGCGTGCCACCGGTCAGTACGCGCCGACAGCCAAAGCGCGTCGCCAGCACGCCGGCCAGCGGCATCGCCAGGATCGAGCCGACCCCCAGGCTCAGTAGCAGCAGGCCGAGGGTGCCTTCATCCAACCCGGCCCGTGCCTTGGCGTAGGGCACCAGCGGCGCCCACGCGGCAATGCCAAAGCCGGCGATGAAGAATGCGATGCGGGTCGACATCTGCTCGAGGCGCCCAGGGATTACCTGGGCGGGTGACGTGATGGCGGTCATGGAAAATCCTTGGTCTTTCAATGGAAGCGACAAACAGGGGCACATCCTTGCACATCAGTGACCGTCAGACGACCTCGGGGTTCGTCACCAGGTGGTTCGTTGATCCGAGGAAATCGCCTACAGTGGGCAATCACTCCAGACTCAACCCAGGATCTGTTCATGACCTCGTTGTTTGATGCACGCGGGAACATCTATGCGGTGGTCAGCCCCCAGCAATTGCGCGAACTGGGGATCGACCTGCCTGACACCGCCGCCGAGGCGGCGCAACAACGAATGGCCTGGACTTCACGGGCGATCCTGGCCTGCTGCAGTTGGGCGCCGGGCACGCGGCCAGACGGGGCCAAGGCGCATCGCAGCGATGGTTTGCTGGTCGGCCCATTTCAACAGGCCGCGCCCTTTGACCTGTTGATCGTCAACACCGACGGGACCCTGGCCGAGCGCAGTGGTAATGGCTTGACCATCTTCGCCCAGGCGCTGACCGAGCAGGGCTTGATGCTGGCCGAGGGCTGCAGTCTGCTCAAGGTCCATCATGACCAGGGCAACGCCCGGTCGCCCGTGCAAACCTCGGTACACGCGGCCGAAGTCGAGGCTGTGCAAGGGTTTTGGCTGGACCTGGGCAAACCTCAGTTCGGCCCGCCGGCGGTGGCGGCTCAGGGAGTGTCAGCGGCGCAGTTGAATCAGCGACCATTGAGCCATGTGCCACAGCTGGCCCGGGTCAATCCTCAGTGGCAACACAGTCAATTCGTGCGCATCGGCAACCCCCATTGCGTGACGTTGGTGACCCAGGCGGACGGGCTGCCGAGCAACCTGCAGATGGCCGCTCCCGGCCTGGCGGACGACCTGACTCGCATTGCATTCGCCCCACCCAGCGGCGGGGGGCAGCCCTGTGCCGCCGGGGTCAATCTGCAATGGGCAATGCGCGAATCGGCCAACCGCCTCAGTGCCCGGGTGTTCGAACGTGGCGAAGGCCCGACCGCGTCCTCGGGCACCAGCGCCAGCGCGGTAGCCTGTGCCGCGTGGAGTGTCGGCTGGGTGACCGCGGGCACGGTGGCGGTGGTGATGCCCGGCGGCACGGCCCCAGTGTTGCTCGAAGAGCAGGACGGTGAGTTGAACCGGGTCAGCTTGTTCGGGACGGCGCGCTTGATCCGGTGAATTCAGATCCGCCATCGCGAGCAAGCTCGCACAAGGGTTAAGGCTGCCCACAAATCCCGCATACACCCAGCAAACCTTTGTAGGAGCGAGCCTGCTCGCGAAGAACCTGAGGGCGACGCGTTGTTTCAGGCAGCACGCGTTATCGTTGACGACCATCGCGAGCAGGCTCGCACAGGGTGATTTTTGCCATGCCTGGCCCCTTGTGGGAGCGAGCTTGCTCGCGATGAGGCCGATCGGATCAAGCCGAGCCAAACATCTCGACCACTGGCATCTGGCGTTTCATCAACACCTTGCCGCCGCGGATCGAGTACAGCGGCAGTCCCTGGCTGCGGATCACTTCGTAGTCACTGTCGGCCGAGAGGATCAGCAGGTTGGCTGGCCGCCCCGGTTCCAGCCCGTAGCGGTCGCCCAGGGCCATGGCCTTGGCGCTGTTGTCGGTCACCAGGTCCAGCGAGCTTTGCAGGTTGCGGTAGCCGAGCATGTGGCAGATGTGCAGGCCGGCTTCCAGGACCCGCAAGATGTTGCCATTGCCCAGTGGGTACCACGGGTCGACGATCGAGTCCTGGCCAAAACACACGTTCATGCCGGCTTCGAGCAACTCGTTGACCCGGGTCACGCCCCGGCGTTTCGGGAAATTGTCGAAGCGCCCTTGCAAGTGAATGCTCTCGGTCGGGCAGGAGACAAAACTGATCCCCGAGTGCCCCAGCAGGCGAAACAGCTTGGCGCAGTAAGCGTTGTCGTAGGAGCCCATGGCTGTGGTGTGGCTGGCGGTCACCCGCGCACCCATGTCGCGGCTGCGAGCTTCTTCGGCCAGCACTTCGAGAAAGCGCGAGTGCGGGTCGTCGGTTTCGTCGCAATGCACGTCTACCAGGCAGCCGGTGCGCTCGGCCAGGTCCATCAGGAATTTCACCGAGCTGACA from Pseudomonas sp. S04 encodes the following:
- a CDS encoding MFS transporter — its product is MTAITSPAQVIPGRLEQMSTRIAFFIAGFGIAAWAPLVPYAKARAGLDEGTLGLLLLSLGVGSILAMPLAGVLATRFGCRRVLTGGTLLICLALPLLATVSTVPLLIGALFLFGAGLGTVDSTTNLQAVIVERASGKTMMSGFHGMFSLGGIVGAAGVSALLGLGISPLGAMAVVILMLLAALFKAAPHLLTYGSESTGPAFAVPHGIVLFIGGMCFIVFLAEGAALDWSAVFLAQERGIDTAYAGLGYAAFALTMTIGRLTGDRIVRRLGATRVIVFGGLTAAAGLFLATFAPSWEAALVGYALLGVGCSNIVPVLYTAVGKQTVMPESIAVPAITTLGYAGILAGPAVIGFVAHASSLSFAFGLMALLLVAVAIGGKVLKV
- a CDS encoding diaminopimelate epimerase translates to MTSLFDARGNIYAVVSPQQLRELGIDLPDTAAEAAQQRMAWTSRAILACCSWAPGTRPDGAKAHRSDGLLVGPFQQAAPFDLLIVNTDGTLAERSGNGLTIFAQALTEQGLMLAEGCSLLKVHHDQGNARSPVQTSVHAAEVEAVQGFWLDLGKPQFGPPAVAAQGVSAAQLNQRPLSHVPQLARVNPQWQHSQFVRIGNPHCVTLVTQADGLPSNLQMAAPGLADDLTRIAFAPPSGGGQPCAAGVNLQWAMRESANRLSARVFERGEGPTASSGTSASAVACAAWSVGWVTAGTVAVVMPGGTAPVLLEEQDGELNRVSLFGTARLIR
- the codA gene encoding cytosine deaminase; translation: MHIINARLRNREGLHELHLENGLISGIARQTEAPTLGPDDLDAGGNLVVPPFVEPHIHLDATLTAGEPRWNMSGTLFEGIECWGERKATITQEDTKTRAKKTIDTLAAHGIQHVRTHVDVTDPQLTALKAMLEVREESRHLIDLQIVAFPQEGIESYRNGRELMEEAIRLGADVVGGIPHFEYTRDQGVSSVKFLMDLAERTGCLVDVHCDETDDPHSRFLEVLAEEARSRDMGARVTASHTTAMGSYDNAYCAKLFRLLGHSGISFVSCPTESIHLQGRFDNFPKRRGVTRVNELLEAGMNVCFGQDSIVDPWYPLGNGNILRVLEAGLHICHMLGYRNLQSSLDLVTDNSAKAMALGDRYGLEPGRPANLLILSADSDYEVIRSQGLPLYSIRGGKVLMKRQMPVVEMFGSA